The genomic window TCGGAAAGAAAAAGATGAAGGCCTTGTTCACGCCCTACCTTCTCCCGATCAACCGCGGAATTCTGACAACGATTTATCTTCCCCTGACGAAAAAACTGTCCCAAAAGAAGATTGACGCCATCCTGGACATCTATCGGGATGAGCCCTTCATCCGGAGACGGGAGGAATCACCGGATCTAGCTCATGTCCGGGGTTCCAACTTTTGCGACATTGCCGGGTTTGCGACCGACTCCGGCCGAACCGCCATCCTTATCTCGGCGATTGATAACCTGGTGAAGGGGGCCTCCGGTCAGGCCATCCAGAATATGAATGTGATGATGGGTTGGGACGAGTCTCTAGGTCTCCAGTCGGCCGGTCTTTTCCCGTAGGGGAGAACGATTCAGATCACCCATCTTTTGATCCATGGCAGCTTTGCTGCGGTTCTGCGCGCCGCACGCCTTGCCCTGAATCAAAATCTAGGCAATCTGAACCGTTCCCCGTGATTGAAAGGATTGGACCTTAATATTTATGAAAAAACAAGAAAGCCCACCCCGCCGGCTTAAAGGAGGACTGACCGCCGTCCGTGGCTTCACTGCGGCCGGGCTCTCCGCCGGAATCAAAAAGAATGGACGGACGGATCTCGCCCTGATCGTTTCTAAAACAGATTGTAGCGTTGCGGGGGTCTTTACCCGGAATTGTTTTCCGGCCCCGCCCCTCCTTTTGGATAAAAAGCACCTTCGTAACAGGCGAGGAAGGGCGATTGTGATAAACAGCGGCAACGCCAATGCCTTTACCGGCAAGCGCGGCTATCAAGACGCGGAAGCAATGGCTGAAGCGACGGCGCAGACCCTGGGCATCCCTTCCGAGTGGGTCTATGTTGCTTCAACCGGCGTTATTGGTGAATTCCTTCCGGTGAAGAGGATTCTGCAGGGCATTCCGCGACTGGCGCTGTCTCTTTCGGATCAGGGGAGCAAGGCCGCGGCAGAGGCCATTTTGACCACGGACACCTTTCCAAAGGAGATTGCCTTTTCCGCAAAGGTGGGCGGGCAGACGATCCGGGTGGGGGGTATTGCCAAAGGCTCAGGGATGATCCATCCGAATATGGCAACCATGCTTGCTTTCCTGACAACCGATGTCCGGATCAATCCCGATCTTCTACAGGAGGCCTTGCACCAGGCGGTAGAGCATTCATTCCATCGCATCACGGTTGATGGAGATACAAGCACCAACGACATGGTCCTCCTTTTTGCGAATGAGACAAAGGGGGAAAAGATTCGGTCAAAGGGGCGGGCCTTTCGGCAATTTGTCAGTCTCTTGGAGACAACGTCTCTGGCGCTTGCCAAAATGATCGTGCGAGATGGTGAAGGGGCAACGAAGTTGATCGAGATTCAGGTACTCGGGGCACGGAGCAATCCAGCGGCACATCAAATTGCGATGACGATTGCCCGCTCAAGCCTGGTGAAGACCGCCTTCTATGGTGAAGATGCAAACTGGGGGAGGATTGTGGCAGCCATCGGAAATGCCGGGATTCCCATTCGTCCGGAAAAAATTGATCTGTCCTTCGGCCGAACCCCTCTTGTAAAAAAAGGAATCTACCTTGGAGAGTCGGCGGAGTCGAAGATTTCAAACGATCTCAAAAAACGGGAGATCTGCCTGACAGTCTCCCTGAATTCTGGAAAAGGAAACGCGTCGGTCTGGACCGCTGACCTGAGTCTTGACTACATCAAAATCAATGCCTTGTATCGGACCTAGCCCCACATTAATTCCGTTTGTAAGCACTTACGAAGAAAAAAGGGGCTAGGCATTACGCCCCGACCCCTTTTTTCTTAATTGATTTAATTTAATGGCTTAACCGCAGCTGGGGGCTTTTGTGGCTTTGAAATTGTGTGCAATGCCCGGGGTAAAGTGAATCCCCATCATGTCAAACTCTCCGAGGGCAATGTGACGCAGCCAGTACCCTTCCTGGCCCTTCTCCCCCCCATGCCCATGTTTGTGTCCGGGCGCAACCTTGGCACTATGGAAGTGGACAAAACCTGTCTTCCCGCCATCGGGCTGGTCTTCAGCACAGAACCGGCTTTTGATGGCGTCACCCATAAAGAGGAGCTTGTTTTTCTTCGCGTTGACCGGTTTCGCAAAGTGGAAAAAGGACACTTTATTGGTATCGGTCTTCATCCATATATGATTCTTAAGCGGTGGGTCCACCGGCTCGAATGTAAACTGCATCCCCAGTTTGACCCCTACGGCGTGGAGGGTTCCCCCTGAAGGACCAGCCGGTTCATCATGGCCTCCTTCGTGGTCTCCACTTGCGTGAACGGTAGTCGAATGCCCCACCCAGGCGGACGCAAATAATACCAAAGCAAAGATCCAAAATAACCTTTTCATCGTTCTATACCTCCATTATGGTTTTCTTGAGGGGAATACCTCCCATATTACGCAAGGCTAAACCCAACCTCAAGTCGAAACTAAAAAAAGTTCAGGCCACAGTCAAGCATAGCAACCACCATCATTTCAATCTGTCATGATCAACTAACCCGTTCATGCCGATAGAGTTATTGTCAAATCTGGTGTATGAGATCTTCATTAAGCGGCGACCTGATCTGATTTATTGATCTCAATCCCAT from Candidatus Manganitrophaceae bacterium includes these protein-coding regions:
- the argJ gene encoding bifunctional glutamate N-acetyltransferase/amino-acid acetyltransferase ArgJ, which produces MKKQESPPRRLKGGLTAVRGFTAAGLSAGIKKNGRTDLALIVSKTDCSVAGVFTRNCFPAPPLLLDKKHLRNRRGRAIVINSGNANAFTGKRGYQDAEAMAEATAQTLGIPSEWVYVASTGVIGEFLPVKRILQGIPRLALSLSDQGSKAAAEAILTTDTFPKEIAFSAKVGGQTIRVGGIAKGSGMIHPNMATMLAFLTTDVRINPDLLQEALHQAVEHSFHRITVDGDTSTNDMVLLFANETKGEKIRSKGRAFRQFVSLLETTSLALAKMIVRDGEGATKLIEIQVLGARSNPAAHQIAMTIARSSLVKTAFYGEDANWGRIVAAIGNAGIPIRPEKIDLSFGRTPLVKKGIYLGESAESKISNDLKKREICLTVSLNSGKGNASVWTADLSLDYIKINALYRT